From the genome of Sphingobacterium kitahiroshimense, one region includes:
- a CDS encoding DEAD/DEAH box helicase: MGINKVQDSQELSLATALPKRKSSEPFQIPWEDGDPFKMGREYLLQFCKRKSFGIDYSGRITVHVNGIPPHFEIRKPGVEEVVQIKVSRDYLEVNCSCGKKAKGLCTHEARFLYDKIPDSRDLYFKGLYPKVLDELLPWQLKMLHFEIEDFYGSINLKICNHTTYGRMFKVMGQSSNDEQRIQIPDSHIIADMPAEKSDNVKFFVPLNFLAFGIPVVFPFKSRSPNSDSFTKSYLFDELQTVLFLSPKDGYLERFCKRIVSLILADKAFKEKNLGSLDFYSHYRKNQQQILQVWRDLLSDPIFNINLNFVSTNRSYQYAYQINLSRTYGLHSSQVLLAADRLTIKAHLYDEVVYQKLVVEVYVDGILLEEPTFLDFKNCYFLKISDAQVLFIDNLEMEYLLRRFRAFDFTVTALPEQYADFLTDLVVPLSKSCSLEIHSHQEIKRRHVLYDPAFKRMLTIRELDNFLHLEAHVVYENIGTFPLKWDANLVIAPKQEDFTYFMRDKIQEEEFRSFILQQHPSLASSTADSNWFIPIDLLQHRSWLHDFIDKCKSEGILIVLEELQVGTSYYQHQLNCTVRNIHFENNQCAILLAPKFGNQAMTISDFEDLIMEGQQVFRLPDSSYGIIMKEVRHLYKPLFLSSVRDEDSLVLNTVQLISLQPNLEKIDAKIIQGSIRERREKLMNMDEMPLLNVPDTVLATLRPYQQVGFSWMAFLNEFGWGGLLADDMGLGKTLQVITLLEYYYHANPQGAPSLIVLPNTLLFNWEQEYQKFAPNRLVRVYHGKLRAPVAELEAGTVVLTTYGTLMTDVEEFEMTTFSYLVMDESQAVKNRNSKRFECLSEIKASYRIAMTGTPIENGIQDIYSQMMLVNPGFFGNYRNFNKTYKGVKDENLVQETVGSLQKVIAPFILRRTKKQVALDLPEKTETVLYMDMLPDQRKVYDRYRKLFKGELKENLKGKDASKSKFLAIEALSKLRQICNSPSLIKGEVLTSSSVKLNYIDEILDEVVPGHKVLLFSFYTSMLQLVGKRIAERGIDYAYLDGKLNQLDRKKAVERFQNEDDCRIFLISLKAGGTGLNLTAADYVYILDPWWNPAAEAQAIDRCYRIGQDKHVMAYKIVCKDTVEERILEMQASKKSVADGLILDEANLMKSLSKDDLLKLFE; the protein is encoded by the coding sequence ATGGGAATTAATAAAGTACAGGATAGCCAAGAGCTCTCCTTAGCCACTGCTTTGCCTAAACGGAAGTCATCAGAACCTTTTCAGATTCCTTGGGAGGATGGAGATCCTTTTAAAATGGGAAGAGAATATCTTTTACAGTTTTGTAAAAGGAAGTCTTTTGGGATCGATTATTCCGGGCGGATAACAGTTCATGTAAATGGTATACCTCCACATTTTGAGATTCGTAAACCTGGTGTGGAGGAGGTTGTTCAGATTAAAGTAAGTCGTGATTATCTTGAAGTTAATTGTAGTTGTGGGAAAAAGGCAAAGGGACTTTGTACACATGAAGCCCGTTTTCTTTACGACAAAATACCAGATAGTAGGGATCTTTACTTTAAAGGGCTTTATCCCAAAGTTCTGGACGAACTCTTACCGTGGCAACTCAAGATGCTACATTTTGAAATAGAAGATTTTTACGGTAGTATCAATTTAAAGATATGCAACCATACTACATATGGTAGGATGTTTAAAGTAATGGGACAGTCGTCGAATGATGAACAAAGAATCCAGATTCCAGATAGTCATATTATCGCGGACATGCCAGCGGAGAAGAGTGATAACGTTAAGTTTTTTGTTCCGCTCAATTTTTTGGCTTTTGGAATCCCTGTTGTTTTTCCATTTAAATCCAGGAGTCCGAATTCCGATTCTTTTACAAAGAGTTATTTGTTTGATGAATTACAGACCGTACTTTTCTTGAGCCCAAAAGATGGATACCTAGAGCGTTTCTGCAAAAGAATTGTCTCTCTTATTCTGGCTGATAAGGCTTTTAAAGAAAAGAATCTAGGTAGTTTAGATTTTTATAGTCATTATCGTAAGAACCAACAACAGATACTGCAGGTCTGGCGCGATCTATTATCGGATCCAATATTTAATATTAACCTTAATTTCGTCAGTACAAATCGATCATATCAATATGCTTATCAGATCAATTTAAGTAGAACTTACGGCCTACATAGTTCTCAGGTTTTGCTGGCAGCAGATCGATTAACAATAAAAGCACATCTTTATGATGAAGTCGTTTATCAAAAGCTCGTCGTGGAGGTATATGTAGATGGTATTCTTCTCGAAGAACCTACTTTTCTTGATTTTAAAAACTGTTACTTCTTAAAAATCAGTGATGCTCAGGTGCTTTTTATCGATAATCTTGAAATGGAATATCTGTTGCGCCGCTTTCGGGCTTTTGACTTTACTGTCACGGCTCTGCCGGAGCAGTACGCTGATTTTTTGACGGATTTGGTTGTTCCGTTGAGTAAATCTTGCTCTCTTGAGATTCACTCTCATCAGGAAATAAAGAGGAGACATGTTCTCTACGATCCTGCGTTTAAGCGGATGCTGACGATTCGTGAGCTAGATAACTTTCTTCATCTGGAGGCACATGTTGTATATGAAAATATAGGAACTTTTCCACTGAAATGGGATGCTAATTTGGTAATTGCACCGAAACAGGAAGACTTTACTTATTTTATGCGCGACAAGATACAAGAGGAGGAATTTCGAAGTTTTATTTTGCAACAGCATCCCTCTTTGGCATCATCTACGGCTGATAGTAACTGGTTTATCCCGATTGATTTACTTCAGCATCGTAGTTGGTTACATGATTTTATTGATAAGTGTAAGTCGGAGGGTATCTTGATTGTACTTGAGGAACTTCAAGTTGGTACTTCCTATTATCAACATCAGCTCAATTGTACGGTACGGAATATTCATTTTGAAAATAATCAATGTGCAATTTTGTTGGCTCCTAAATTTGGCAATCAGGCTATGACAATCTCTGATTTTGAAGATCTGATTATGGAGGGACAGCAAGTATTTCGATTGCCCGATTCTTCTTATGGAATTATAATGAAAGAGGTTCGACATCTCTATAAGCCTTTATTTTTAAGTTCGGTTCGGGATGAAGACAGCTTAGTGCTCAATACGGTACAGCTTATTTCGCTACAGCCTAATTTGGAAAAGATAGATGCTAAAATTATTCAAGGGAGCATCCGAGAACGTCGGGAGAAATTGATGAATATGGATGAGATGCCTTTGCTGAATGTTCCTGATACTGTGTTGGCGACATTGCGCCCTTATCAACAGGTTGGATTCAGCTGGATGGCTTTTTTGAATGAGTTTGGTTGGGGTGGTCTTTTAGCGGATGATATGGGATTGGGTAAGACCCTGCAGGTAATTACTTTGCTAGAGTATTATTATCATGCAAATCCTCAAGGTGCTCCTTCTCTTATTGTATTGCCCAATACGTTGTTGTTTAACTGGGAGCAGGAATATCAAAAATTTGCGCCGAACCGTCTGGTTCGAGTTTATCATGGGAAGTTACGAGCGCCTGTTGCGGAGTTAGAAGCGGGGACTGTTGTGTTGACGACATACGGTACGTTGATGACGGATGTGGAAGAGTTTGAAATGACGACATTTAGCTATCTGGTTATGGATGAGTCGCAGGCTGTGAAGAATCGGAATTCAAAGCGTTTTGAATGTTTGTCTGAGATAAAAGCATCTTATCGGATCGCGATGACCGGTACGCCTATTGAAAATGGGATTCAGGATATCTATTCACAAATGATGCTGGTCAATCCTGGTTTTTTTGGTAATTATCGAAATTTTAATAAAACGTATAAAGGTGTTAAGGATGAAAATCTTGTACAGGAAACTGTGGGAAGCCTTCAAAAGGTGATCGCACCTTTTATACTTCGCCGCACTAAAAAACAAGTGGCTCTTGATCTTCCCGAAAAAACAGAAACTGTCCTTTATATGGATATGCTTCCTGACCAAAGGAAGGTTTATGATCGATATAGGAAACTTTTTAAGGGGGAATTGAAAGAGAATCTAAAAGGAAAAGATGCATCGAAGTCTAAGTTTTTGGCTATTGAGGCGCTCAGTAAATTGCGGCAGATCTGTAATTCTCCGAGCTTGATTAAAGGGGAGGTGTTAACGAGTTCTTCAGTGAAATTAAATTATATCGATGAAATTTTGGATGAGGTTGTGCCAGGGCATAAGGTTTTATTGTTTTCTTTTTATACGTCTATGTTGCAATTGGTGGGAAAAAGAATCGCTGAAAGGGGTATAGACTATGCGTATTTGGATGGTAAATTGAATCAGTTGGATCGGAAGAAGGCGGTGGAAAGGTTTCAGAATGAGGATGATTGCCGGATCTTTTTGATCAGCTTAAAAGCTGGTGGTACGGGGTTGAACCTGACGGCGGCGGACTATGTCTATATTTTGGATCCTTGGTGGAATCCTGCCGCAGAGGCGCAAGCGATAGACCGTTGTTACCGCATCGGTCAGGATAAACATGTGATGGCTTACAAAATCGTGTGTAAGGATACGGTGGAAGAAAGGATCTTGGAGATGCAGGCGAGTAAAAAGAGTGTGGCTGATGGGTTGATTTTGGATGAAGCGAATCTGATGAAATCGTTGAGTAAGGATGACCTGCTGAAATTATTTGAATAA
- a CDS encoding alpha-L-fucosidase, whose product MLQNLKRISITISLFLTLTFTLFAQENPKTKWFSHDRFGMFIHWGLYSGAEGLWKGEKLRYINNYAEWLRYRNRVSKDEYGELAKRFVWDQINPEEWVLLAKKAGMKYIIMTTKHHDGVAIWDTKIGNYSLSKLSGSNRDIIKELAAACKKHNMKLGFYYSHWIDWEHPYAWDHNQELTGHVTDTQYNQYWQEKVIPQLRELLTNYGDIALMWFDMWIPYQKSIIKKEQLEQVVELIHTLQPNCLINSRLGLPTDEKNIDFETFGDNQFGTSYIQHPWETPGTIAHSWGYNGQENEWKSTSQIFNSLISNVSLNGGFTLNIGPRADGTVPYESVSRLEDIGKWLNKHGESIYGATGLDLRANQHDWGYLTTKTTGKQTNVYAQVFNWPLDRVLRISGIKTKPAQVSIQGTTDNKNLKFEQIGGILHVHLPNKQTDNYVSTIVIHYNEPLQLDKDIVAESTFGGFALNSTNAQNREQLKVIRYDGKKPNHIQTAGETIVWEIDFPEVGTYKIDVSAHNPNTDPVEIKVQTSNQTASGKLTPNGKMVVEPNENNYTDEFVNTSIGTFHIRQTGKQKITFQTGGNQQLWLNSIWLEKIK is encoded by the coding sequence ATGCTACAAAATCTGAAAAGAATTTCAATTACTATTTCTTTATTCTTAACGTTAACATTTACACTTTTTGCCCAGGAAAATCCTAAAACCAAATGGTTTAGTCATGATCGCTTCGGGATGTTTATACACTGGGGTTTATACAGTGGCGCAGAAGGATTGTGGAAAGGCGAAAAACTACGCTATATCAACAATTACGCAGAATGGCTCCGCTATCGAAACCGGGTTTCTAAAGATGAATATGGTGAGTTAGCGAAACGCTTCGTATGGGATCAGATCAATCCTGAAGAATGGGTACTGCTTGCTAAAAAGGCAGGCATGAAATATATCATCATGACTACAAAACACCATGACGGTGTAGCCATCTGGGATACCAAAATTGGGAATTATAGTCTTAGTAAATTAAGCGGAAGCAATCGAGATATCATCAAAGAATTAGCTGCAGCATGTAAAAAACATAACATGAAGCTAGGTTTCTATTATTCACATTGGATTGACTGGGAACACCCATATGCCTGGGATCATAATCAGGAGCTCACAGGACATGTCACCGACACCCAGTACAATCAGTATTGGCAGGAAAAAGTAATACCACAATTACGTGAACTTTTAACAAACTATGGCGATATCGCACTTATGTGGTTTGATATGTGGATTCCGTATCAAAAATCAATAATTAAAAAAGAACAGCTTGAACAGGTTGTGGAGCTTATTCATACCTTACAGCCCAACTGCCTGATTAATTCAAGACTAGGTTTACCTACGGATGAGAAAAATATTGATTTTGAAACCTTCGGCGATAATCAATTTGGAACCTCATACATTCAACATCCGTGGGAAACACCAGGTACTATTGCACATTCGTGGGGCTACAACGGTCAAGAAAATGAATGGAAATCAACCAGTCAGATCTTCAATTCGCTGATTTCAAATGTTAGCCTAAACGGTGGATTTACCTTAAATATTGGACCTCGTGCAGATGGTACTGTACCTTATGAAAGTGTATCAAGACTTGAAGATATCGGTAAATGGCTCAATAAACATGGAGAAAGTATCTATGGGGCAACTGGTCTAGATCTAAGAGCCAACCAGCATGATTGGGGGTATTTAACAACCAAAACTACAGGAAAACAAACAAATGTATATGCTCAGGTGTTTAATTGGCCACTGGATCGGGTATTGCGGATATCAGGAATTAAAACAAAACCAGCACAGGTATCCATACAAGGAACGACAGACAATAAAAATTTAAAATTTGAACAAATTGGTGGCATCCTGCATGTACATCTTCCCAATAAGCAAACAGACAACTATGTATCTACCATAGTAATCCATTACAATGAACCATTGCAACTGGATAAAGATATCGTTGCTGAGTCCACTTTTGGTGGTTTTGCTTTAAATAGTACTAATGCACAAAACAGAGAACAATTAAAAGTAATTCGTTATGACGGAAAAAAACCTAACCATATTCAAACAGCTGGAGAAACCATTGTCTGGGAGATAGATTTTCCTGAAGTAGGAACTTATAAAATAGATGTATCTGCACATAATCCTAATACAGATCCGGTAGAAATTAAGGTTCAAACAAGCAATCAAACAGCTTCAGGAAAACTAACACCAAATGGAAAAATGGTAGTAGAACCGAACGAGAATAATTACACCGATGAGTTTGTGAACACTTCCATAGGTACATTTCATATTCGTCAAACAGGTAAACAAAAGATCACGTTCCAGACAGGTGGAAATCAACAACTTTGGTTAAACAGTATTTGGTTAGAAAAAATTAAATAA